GTCCGTCTATGTGCAGCGATCCCGGCTGGAAACGCTCGCGCGTTCGCTGGAACCCGTCCGCAAGTATGTGCTCGCAGCCACGAACACGCAGGACATTCTCACCCTGAATCTCGAGGAAAAAATCCGGTCGGATCTGCTGGGCGGGGTGATCCTGCCGCCGGATGCCACCAAATCCTCCCCGACGAACCGATGATTTTGAGTTTGCGCTTATGAAACGAAACCCCATCACCTTGATTACCGGCGGCGTCCTGCTGGTGATCGTCGCCTGCATGTTGTTCACCTTCCAGGTCCGCCAGACCGAAGTCGCGGTGGTAACCACCTTCGGCGAGTACTCTCGCAGCATCACCGAACCCGGCTGGAAGATCCGGTTGCCCTGGCCCATCCAGAAGGTCTATGAGTTCGACAACCGCATGCAAAACTTCGAGCGCAAGTTCGACGAAACCATCACCCGCGACCAGATCAACCTTGTGATTGCCGTCTACGCGGGCTGGCGCATCGCCGAACCGAAGCTTTTTCTCGAAAGCTTCAACGGCGACATGACCAAGGCCGAGCAGACCCTCGAGCCGGTCATTCGCAACGCCAAGAGCGGCATCATCGGCCAGTACAACTTCAGCGACCTGATTTCCACGAACCAGGCCGAGCTGAAGTTCGACCAGATTGAGAAGGAGATGCTCGAAGCAGTGCAGGCTCAGGTCAAACGGACGTACGGAATCGCCATTGAAACGCTGGGCATCAAACAACTGGGACTGCCGGAGAGCATCACCAGCACCGTGTTCGAACGCATGAGGGCCGAGCGCCAGCGGCTGGTGGCCACCTATCAAAGCGAGGGCGAGCGGGCCGCGAAAATCATCCGCGCGGACGCGGACGCGAAAGCGAACCGAATTCTTGCCGAAGCCTCGGGCGAGGCCAAGAAGGTCCTCGGCGAGGCCGACGCCAAAGCGTCCGAATACTACGAAGTCTTCCGGAAGAAACCCGAGCTGGCCATTTTCCTGATGCAGCTCAACGCGATCGAACAATCGTTGAAGGATCGCTCCTACCTCATCCTCGGACCACAGACGCCGCCGTTCAACCTGCTGAATGGCGCGGCCGGCGACAGCAACGGCTCGTCGAAAAAATAGGAACCGGTGATGGACAACGATCATCCACATTCCGAACACGACCACGGAGCGCCGGGGCCAGGACCATCGGCCGCGCCGGAACCTGCGCGAGGCGTCGAAGACGCCAGTGCGCGAGCGTTATCCGATGCGCTGCGGAGCAGTTTCAACATTGTCAAACTGCTGATGGGCGCTCTCGTGGCGGCCTTCATCCTCTCAGGAGTGTTCACCGTCAAACCGAACCAGGTCGCCATCAAACTGCGCTTCGGCCGGGCCGTCGGCACGGGCTCCGGCCAGCTCCTCCGGCCCGGTCTTCACTGGAAGTTTCCTTATCCGATCGACGATGTGGTTTATGTTCCCGTCGGCGAAAGCCACACCGTCACCTCGACCGCCGGCTGGTACTTCCAGACGCCGGAAGAGCTGGCGTCC
This portion of the Candidatus Angelobacter sp. genome encodes:
- a CDS encoding protease modulator HflC, with product MKRNPITLITGGVLLVIVACMLFTFQVRQTEVAVVTTFGEYSRSITEPGWKIRLPWPIQKVYEFDNRMQNFERKFDETITRDQINLVIAVYAGWRIAEPKLFLESFNGDMTKAEQTLEPVIRNAKSGIIGQYNFSDLISTNQAELKFDQIEKEMLEAVQAQVKRTYGIAIETLGIKQLGLPESITSTVFERMRAERQRLVATYQSEGERAAKIIRADADAKANRILAEASGEAKKVLGEADAKASEYYEVFRKKPELAIFLMQLNAIEQSLKDRSYLILGPQTPPFNLLNGAAGDSNGSSKK